One window of the Ammospiza nelsoni isolate bAmmNel1 chromosome 2, bAmmNel1.pri, whole genome shotgun sequence genome contains the following:
- the CHMP2B gene encoding charged multivesicular body protein 2b — MASLFKKKTVDDIIKEQNRELRGTQRAISRDRAALEKQEKQLELEIKKMAKTGNKEACKVLAKQLVQLRKQKNRTYAVSSKVTSMSTQTKVMNSQMKMAGAMSATAKTMQAVNKKMDPQKTLQTMQNFQKENMKMDMTEEMINDTLDDIFDASDEEEETQDIVNQVLDEIGIEISGKMAKAPSAARGLPSASASSAATISDEEIERQLKALGVD, encoded by the exons ATGGCCTCGCTCTTCAAGAAGAAGACCGTGGACG ATATAATAAAGGAGCAAAATCGAGAGTTAAGAGGTACACAGAGGGCTATAAGCAGAGATAGAGCAGCACTTGAAAAACAGGAGAAACAACTG GAACTGGAAATCAAGAAAATGGCTAAGACTGGCAACAAAGAGGCCTGCAAAGTGCTGGCAAAGCAGCTGGTGCAGCTGCGGAAGCAGAAGAACAGAACCTATGCTGTGAGCTCCAAAGTCACCTCCATGTCCACCCAAACCAAGGTCATGAATTCCCAGATGAAGATGGCAGGAGCTATGTCAGCCACAGCAAAA ACAATGCAAGCAGTTAATAAGAAAATGGATCCACAAAAGACACTacaaactatgcagaatttccagaaggaaaacatgaaGATGGACATGACTGAAGAGATGA tTAATGATACTCTGGATGACATTTTTGATGCTTctgatgaagaggaagaaaccCAAGATATTGTTAACCAAGTGCTTGACGAGATCGGGATTGAAATCTCTGGCAAG ATGGCcaaagctccctcagctgcccgCGGTTTGCCCTCGGCGTCGGCCTCGAGCGCCGCCACCATCTCGGACGAGGAGATCGAGCGCCAGCTCAAAGCCCTGGGCGTGGATTAA
- the POU1F1 gene encoding pituitary-specific positive transcription factor 1, whose amino-acid sequence MSCQAFASSDTFVPLNSDSSPSLPLIMHHSAAECLQVSNHTTNVVSTVPSVFSLLPTRACSCVGFAATTPGHPWPGLHYSVPSCHYGNQPSTYGVMAGGLTPCLYKFPEHALGASSCALGHSFAALPQPLLTEEPAEFKQEFRRKSKPAEEPVDMDSPEIRELEKFANEFKLRRIKLGYTQTNVGEALAAVHGSEFSQTTICRFENLQLSFKNACKLKSILSKWLEEAEQVGALYNEKVGVNERKRKRRTTISIAAKEALERHFGEQSKPSSQEIMRMAEGLNLEKEVVRVWFCNRRQREKRVKTSLHQNAFSSIIKEHHECR is encoded by the exons ATGAGCTGCCAAGCATTTGCTTCCTCAGACACCTTTGTGCCCTTGAATTCTGactcttctccctccctgcctctgatAATGCACCACAGCGCTGCAGAGTGCCTGCAGGTCTCCAACCACACCACCAATGTTGTGTCTACAG TCCCgtctgttttctctttgctcCCAACTCGTGCGTGTTCGTGCGTTGGCTTTGCCGCGACGACGCCGGGACACCCTTGGCCAGGCCTGCACTACTCCGTGCCCTCCTGTCACTATGGGAATCAACCTTCCACCTATGGGGTGATGGCAG GTGGCCTGACGCCCTGCCTGTACAAGTTCCCGGAGCACGCGCTGGgtgccagctcctgtgccctgggccaCAGCTTCGcggccctgccccagcccctgctcacgGAGGAGCCCGCGGAGTTCAAGCAGGAGTTCCGCAGGAAGAGCAAGCCCGCCGAGGAGCCCGTGGACATGGACTCCCCCGAgatcagggagctggagaaatTCGCCAACGAGTTCAAGCTGCGGAGAATCAAGCTGG GTTATACGCAAACCAACGTTGGAGaagccctggctgctgtgcatgGCTCCGAGTTCAGCCAGACGACGATTTGCCGCTTTGAGAACTTGCAGCTGAGCTTCAAGAACGCCTGCAAACTGAAATCCATCCTGTCCAAGTGGCTGGAAGAAGCAGAACAAGTGGGAG cCTTGTACAATGAAAAAGTTGGGGTGAATGAACGGAAGAGGAAGCGCAGAACCACCATAAG CATCGCTGCCAAGGAAGCCCTGGAGAGGCACTTTGGAGAACAAAGTAAACCATCTTCTCAGGAAATCATGAGGATGGCTGAGGGGCTCAATCTTGAGAAGGAAGTCGTGAGAGTTTGGTTTTGCAATagaagacaaagagaaaaaagagtgAAGACCAGTCTACACCAGAATGCCTTCAGTTCTATTATCAAGGAGCACCACGAATGCCGGTGA